A portion of the Verrucomicrobiia bacterium genome contains these proteins:
- a CDS encoding exosortase-associated EpsI family protein, which produces MTRTRSWTLAVVSLALMTGAALLLFRLQSGQRLGEPGLVLTDVALLDDEGKLAATHSIHLPERILDYRSELLPVTREELDWLPADTTYGRRLYRSETDGFPVQVSGVLMGTDRTSIHKPEYCLPGQGFQIHTWRKERIPIDRPHRYELPVARLDALRELRTPGGQVERMGAVYVYWFVSETRLSNDHLERMWWLAADLVRTGELQRWAYIGCLAYCPPGREDEAYERLVRLIQAIVPEFQRTTGPVMMGSRSSPLRKLERADAIGGPSSARPAMEWSGGTEGSRSSPLRMRVTTPALSFGEGRG; this is translated from the coding sequence ATGACGCGCACCCGCAGTTGGACCCTGGCCGTCGTTTCGCTCGCACTGATGACCGGCGCGGCACTGTTGTTGTTCCGGTTGCAATCGGGACAGCGGTTGGGCGAACCGGGCCTGGTGCTGACCGATGTGGCGCTGCTGGACGACGAGGGGAAGCTGGCCGCCACCCACAGCATTCACCTGCCGGAGCGCATCCTCGACTACCGGTCCGAGTTGTTGCCGGTGACGCGGGAGGAACTGGACTGGTTGCCGGCCGACACCACCTACGGGCGCCGGTTGTACCGGTCCGAGACGGATGGGTTTCCGGTCCAGGTCTCCGGCGTGCTGATGGGAACGGACCGGACGAGCATCCACAAACCGGAGTACTGTCTCCCCGGGCAGGGGTTCCAGATCCATACCTGGCGCAAGGAGCGCATTCCCATCGATCGACCGCACCGATACGAGCTGCCGGTGGCGCGGTTGGATGCGCTGCGGGAGCTTCGGACACCGGGGGGCCAGGTGGAACGAATGGGGGCGGTGTACGTGTACTGGTTCGTGTCCGAAACCCGCCTGTCCAACGATCATCTCGAGCGGATGTGGTGGCTGGCAGCGGATCTGGTTCGAACGGGGGAACTCCAGCGTTGGGCCTACATCGGCTGCCTGGCGTATTGTCCGCCGGGCCGGGAAGACGAAGCCTATGAACGGCTGGTCCGGCTGATTCAGGCGATCGTCCCTGAGTTTCAACGCACCACGGGTCCGGTGATGATGGGCTCGCGGAGCTCGCCCCTCCGGAAGTTGGAACGGGCGGATGCAATCGGAGGGCCGAGCTCTGCGAGGCCGGCAATGGAATGGAGCGGAGGGACTGAGGGCTCGCGGAGCTCGCCCCTCCGGATGCGCGTGACCACGCCGGCGTTGTCTTTCGGGGAAGGTCGCGGCTAA
- a CDS encoding sugar transferase, with protein sequence MLRRQRIVRDRIQKVADAALFACGFYLAFLLRSNADDVGNWLVVFFGWFGGTPEIQPFGQYAWYMLLTVPAAMLLLNQYGFYGRPLVASRRQTLLILFKVCTVLTIGVVLLMFLTREQLARAVIILFGVFSFVLVLVKEEIVRWWIRSGLEKGQFERRLVLIGTAEDTEGLKRDLSDRERHGIRILAEIDVNEVPLDQLTAILHEQSANGVVLAARHTYFGQLEKVIHACELEGIEVWLLADFFKTQISRTTVDDFYGRPMMVFRSTPEMSWQAAGKQMLDVAGAFCLLVLFSPVMLLAALAVRLSSPGPVIFRQLRSGLNGRPFTMYKFRTMVTDAEQRKQELAAFNEMSGPVFKVSQDPRVTPVGRWLRKFSIDEFPQLFNVLRGDMSLVGPRPLPVDETRRFDDFAHRRRLSVKPGLTCLWQISGRSEVRDFREWVRLDLEYIDNWSLWLDLKILLRTIPIVLTGSGAK encoded by the coding sequence ATGTTACGCCGTCAGCGCATTGTTCGGGACCGCATCCAAAAAGTTGCGGATGCGGCGCTGTTTGCGTGCGGGTTTTACCTGGCGTTTCTGTTGCGGTCGAACGCGGACGACGTGGGCAACTGGCTGGTGGTGTTTTTCGGCTGGTTCGGCGGCACCCCGGAGATCCAGCCGTTCGGGCAGTATGCGTGGTACATGCTGCTGACGGTTCCGGCGGCGATGCTGCTGCTGAATCAATACGGGTTCTATGGGCGTCCGCTGGTGGCCTCGCGGCGCCAGACGTTGCTGATCCTCTTCAAGGTTTGCACCGTCCTGACCATCGGGGTGGTGCTGCTGATGTTCCTGACCCGCGAGCAACTGGCGCGGGCGGTCATCATTCTCTTCGGCGTCTTCAGCTTCGTCCTGGTCCTGGTGAAGGAGGAAATCGTCCGCTGGTGGATCCGGTCGGGGCTTGAGAAGGGCCAGTTCGAGCGGCGGTTGGTGCTCATCGGGACGGCGGAGGACACGGAGGGATTGAAGCGCGATCTGTCGGACCGGGAGCGGCACGGGATCCGGATCCTGGCGGAGATCGACGTGAACGAGGTGCCATTGGACCAATTGACGGCGATTCTGCACGAGCAGTCCGCGAACGGCGTGGTGCTGGCGGCGCGCCACACGTATTTCGGTCAGCTCGAGAAGGTGATCCATGCATGTGAGCTGGAGGGCATCGAGGTGTGGCTGCTGGCGGATTTCTTCAAGACCCAGATTTCGCGGACGACGGTGGACGACTTCTACGGGCGGCCGATGATGGTGTTCCGTTCGACGCCTGAAATGTCGTGGCAGGCGGCGGGGAAGCAGATGCTGGATGTGGCGGGGGCCTTCTGCCTGCTGGTGTTGTTCTCCCCGGTCATGCTGCTGGCGGCGCTGGCGGTGCGGCTGAGTTCGCCGGGGCCGGTGATCTTCCGGCAGCTCCGGAGCGGGCTCAACGGGAGGCCGTTCACGATGTACAAGTTTCGAACCATGGTCACCGACGCCGAACAGCGGAAGCAGGAGCTTGCCGCATTCAACGAGATGAGCGGCCCGGTGTTCAAGGTCTCCCAGGATCCGCGTGTGACTCCGGTGGGACGCTGGTTGCGGAAGTTCTCGATCGACGAGTTTCCCCAGCTCTTCAACGTGCTGCGCGGGGACATGAGCCTGGTCGGGCCGCGGCCACTGCCGGTGGACGAGACGCGGCGATTCGATGATTTCGCACATCGCCGCCGGCTCAGCGTGAAGCCCGGCCTGACCTGCCTGTGGCAGATCAGCGGGCGCAGCGAGGTTCGCGATTTCCGGGAATGGGTCCGGCTCGATCTCGAGTACATCGACAACTGGTCGCTGTGGCTTGATCTCAAGATCCTCCTGCGGACGATCCCCATCGTCCTCACCGGGAGTGGCGCCAAGTAG
- a CDS encoding PAS domain S-box protein encodes MINPAIVALVQNAALLLATVVVFDMATQGRRAAPLRWRQAGMGVFLGGLGIGLIITSYQFEPGIVFDSRSVLLGVAGLFFGGIPTAVAVAVTGLFRLWQGGEASWVGTGVIISSGAIGYFWRRLRGRPLTDIGAAELYAFGVVVHLVMLAWMLGLPEASARRVLAAIGWPVMLIYPATTTALGLLLANRLRRELAERSMRASEHRLRQAEHLAGLGSWERPPGPAAKEGADEPMVWSDETYRILGHEPGAVRPTWQRFRERVRNEDREEVERVSGEALRTGQVYRVEYRLALPDRQERMVIEQAEPLPDPCGGRRWLGALQNVTEARLAQERLRNLARAVEQSPVSIVITDRTGAIEYVNPRFTRVMGYTAEEVLGKNPKILKSGEMSDEAYQTMWKAVLAGKEWRGEFHNRRKDGSMFWEAASISPVRGPSGEITHLIAVKEDVTEKRLTESKLLRAQRLESIGSLASGIAHDLNNVLAPIVLCTPMLRNDLPREEREEWIATIETSVGRAVGVVRQLLGFARGREGPRIPTQVRHLIREIADMARETFPRGIEVRVDCAAHLWPVVVDVTQIHQVLLNLCVNARDAMPSGGRLTLRAENVTLDEPFVSVRPGASVGPHVRIRVEDTGTGIPEAMRHRIFETFFTTKAEGQGTGLGLTTVQGIVSDHGGFVEFTSVVGKGTTFEVHLPAQPEVVAVDDPAERAGEVARGNGETILVVDDEPALLEITRRTLEQYGYEVAAARDGIEALAQFAKRAGDMRAVVTDVMMPMMDGVTLVRAIRRIRPDTAVVVSSGGLFDGPGRQAFQALERLGVRHVLHKPHPPGELLRVLAEALKQGGHAKGARGTTAVSMQ; translated from the coding sequence ATGATCAATCCCGCGATTGTCGCCCTGGTGCAGAATGCGGCCCTGTTGCTGGCCACGGTGGTCGTATTCGATATGGCCACGCAGGGACGGCGGGCCGCGCCCCTGCGGTGGCGTCAGGCGGGCATGGGCGTCTTCCTTGGGGGACTCGGCATCGGGTTGATCATCACCTCGTATCAGTTCGAGCCGGGGATTGTGTTCGATTCGCGGTCGGTGCTGCTCGGGGTGGCGGGGCTGTTTTTCGGGGGCATTCCGACGGCCGTGGCGGTGGCCGTGACCGGCTTGTTCCGGTTGTGGCAGGGAGGGGAGGCGTCCTGGGTCGGCACCGGGGTGATCATCAGCAGCGGAGCGATCGGGTATTTCTGGAGACGGCTGCGGGGGCGTCCATTGACCGACATCGGGGCGGCCGAATTGTATGCCTTCGGGGTGGTGGTGCACCTGGTGATGCTGGCGTGGATGCTGGGGTTGCCCGAAGCGAGTGCGCGCCGCGTGCTGGCGGCCATCGGCTGGCCGGTGATGCTGATCTATCCGGCCACCACCACGGCGTTGGGCCTGCTGCTGGCCAACCGGCTGCGGCGGGAGTTGGCGGAACGTTCCATGAGGGCCAGCGAGCATCGACTCCGGCAGGCGGAACACCTTGCCGGGCTGGGAAGTTGGGAGCGGCCGCCGGGCCCGGCCGCGAAGGAGGGCGCCGATGAACCGATGGTCTGGTCTGACGAGACGTACCGCATCCTCGGGCATGAGCCCGGAGCGGTAAGGCCCACCTGGCAGCGGTTTCGCGAGCGGGTTCGCAACGAGGACCGGGAGGAGGTGGAAAGGGTGTCCGGCGAGGCGCTGCGGACGGGTCAGGTGTACCGGGTCGAGTATCGTCTGGCGCTTCCGGACCGCCAGGAGCGCATGGTGATCGAACAGGCGGAGCCGCTGCCGGATCCATGCGGCGGGAGGCGGTGGCTGGGCGCTCTCCAGAATGTCACCGAGGCGCGGTTGGCCCAGGAGCGGTTGAGGAACCTGGCCCGGGCCGTCGAGCAGTCACCGGTCTCCATCGTGATCACCGACCGAACCGGCGCCATCGAGTATGTGAACCCTCGATTCACCCGGGTGATGGGGTACACGGCGGAGGAGGTGCTGGGAAAGAACCCGAAGATCCTCAAGTCCGGCGAGATGTCGGATGAGGCATACCAGACGATGTGGAAAGCGGTGCTGGCGGGGAAGGAGTGGCGGGGCGAATTTCACAACCGCCGCAAGGACGGCTCGATGTTCTGGGAGGCGGCGTCGATCTCGCCGGTTCGGGGGCCATCCGGGGAGATCACCCACCTGATCGCGGTGAAGGAGGACGTCACGGAGAAGCGCCTGACCGAATCGAAGCTGCTTCGGGCCCAGCGGTTGGAGAGCATCGGCAGCCTGGCGAGCGGGATCGCCCATGACCTGAACAACGTCCTCGCACCCATTGTGCTGTGCACGCCGATGCTGCGGAACGATCTCCCGCGGGAGGAACGGGAGGAGTGGATCGCGACCATCGAGACCAGTGTGGGACGCGCGGTGGGGGTCGTGCGCCAGTTGCTTGGGTTTGCCCGGGGCCGGGAGGGGCCTCGCATCCCGACGCAGGTGCGTCACTTGATCCGGGAGATCGCGGACATGGCGAGGGAGACGTTTCCGCGCGGCATCGAGGTGCGCGTCGATTGCGCCGCCCACCTGTGGCCGGTGGTGGTCGATGTCACCCAGATCCACCAGGTCCTGCTCAACCTCTGCGTCAACGCCCGCGATGCGATGCCGTCCGGCGGCCGGCTCACCTTGCGGGCGGAGAACGTGACGCTCGACGAGCCCTTCGTCTCGGTGCGGCCCGGGGCGAGCGTGGGGCCGCATGTCCGCATCCGGGTGGAGGATACGGGGACGGGGATTCCCGAGGCGATGCGGCACCGGATTTTCGAGACGTTCTTCACGACCAAGGCGGAAGGGCAGGGAACGGGGCTGGGTCTGACCACCGTCCAGGGGATTGTGAGCGACCACGGTGGGTTCGTTGAGTTCACGAGCGTCGTGGGCAAGGGGACCACCTTTGAGGTGCATCTCCCGGCTCAGCCGGAGGTGGTGGCCGTTGACGATCCCGCGGAGCGTGCAGGCGAGGTTGCCCGCGGGAACGGAGAAACGATCCTGGTGGTGGACGACGAACCGGCGCTGCTGGAGATCACGCGACGGACCTTGGAACAGTACGGTTACGAGGTGGCGGCGGCCCGGGATGGGATCGAGGCCCTCGCGCAGTTCGCGAAGCGGGCCGGCGACATGCGGGCCGTGGTGACGGATGTGATGATGCCGATGATGGATGGCGTGACGCTGGTCCGGGCGATCCGTCGCATTCGCCCGGACACGGCGGTGGTGGTGTCCAGTGGCGGGTTGTTCGATGGTCCGGGCCGGCAGGCCTTCCAGGCGCTGGAACGACTGGGGGTACGGCATGTTTTGCACAAGCCGCACCCACCCGGTGAACTGCTGCGAGTGCTCGCCGAAGCGTTGAAGCAGGGCGGGCATGCGAAGGGGGCGAGGGGCACCACCGCCGTATCCATGCAGTAA
- a CDS encoding DUF3427 domain-containing protein, producing MDGGDLLALCQENLVFRCDAFDGIDRGLLCPFQYFGVPDDVDYAQIPWRNARFDEEALTQAVATQKWAQNALEQYRKRGGKRTLAFCVSLRHADFMADFFRGAGVRAVAVHAGAESAPRAASLEQLSAGGIDVIFAVDMFNEGVDVPTLDTVLMLRPTESGVIWQQQFGRGLRVAEGKSHLRVIDFIGNHRIFLTKIRTLLRLNAGDYEVDRALNLLADGAFNLPPGCEVTYELKAIEILKSLLRARTPDALRAFYEDFRERHGIRPSATETFHEGYLPGSVRPQFGSWFGFVAALQFEASFVKVAVHALRKPGNQENVLPEVLRQWFGPDAGMPGTRQFVAFEQTETGWRMAAAAAPAPVGKPERWREYDRPEIPELFGLQFNAGSWNQGFAVKDRDVFLLVTLDKDDLQEGHKYRDRFLSPTLFEWQSQNRTRRDSAHGELLRDHAKKGIAVHIFVRRSKKRSGRPSGLTYCGEVQFVDWEGDEPVTIRWRMDQSLPDRLKQSFKVGGV from the coding sequence ATGGACGGCGGCGATCTCCTTGCGCTTTGCCAGGAGAACCTCGTGTTCCGGTGTGATGCCTTCGACGGCATCGACCGCGGCCTGCTCTGCCCGTTCCAGTACTTCGGCGTTCCCGACGATGTTGACTACGCCCAGATCCCGTGGCGCAACGCCCGTTTCGACGAGGAGGCCCTGACGCAGGCCGTCGCCACGCAGAAGTGGGCACAGAACGCACTCGAACAGTACCGGAAGCGGGGCGGAAAACGGACCCTGGCGTTCTGCGTTTCCCTGCGACATGCCGACTTCATGGCGGACTTCTTCCGCGGCGCGGGAGTGCGGGCGGTCGCCGTGCATGCAGGTGCCGAAAGCGCACCCCGGGCCGCTTCGCTGGAACAACTGTCGGCGGGCGGCATCGACGTCATCTTCGCCGTGGACATGTTCAACGAAGGCGTCGATGTGCCCACCCTCGACACCGTGCTCATGCTGCGGCCCACCGAGTCCGGCGTGATCTGGCAGCAACAGTTCGGACGCGGCCTCCGCGTGGCGGAGGGCAAGTCCCACCTCCGGGTGATCGATTTCATCGGGAACCACCGCATCTTCCTGACCAAGATCCGCACCCTCCTGCGGCTCAATGCCGGGGATTACGAAGTGGACCGGGCGCTGAACCTGCTCGCCGACGGTGCCTTCAACCTGCCGCCCGGCTGCGAGGTGACCTACGAGCTGAAGGCCATCGAGATCCTCAAGTCGCTGCTCCGCGCAAGGACGCCCGATGCCCTGCGGGCCTTCTATGAGGATTTTCGGGAACGGCACGGCATCCGCCCCAGCGCCACCGAGACCTTCCATGAGGGCTACCTCCCTGGCTCGGTCCGACCCCAATTCGGGTCGTGGTTCGGCTTCGTCGCCGCCCTGCAGTTCGAGGCGAGCTTCGTCAAGGTCGCCGTCCATGCCCTGCGAAAGCCCGGCAACCAGGAGAACGTCCTCCCCGAAGTCCTGCGCCAATGGTTCGGCCCGGACGCCGGAATGCCCGGCACCCGACAGTTTGTCGCCTTCGAACAGACCGAAACCGGCTGGCGGATGGCCGCCGCGGCGGCTCCGGCACCGGTTGGTAAGCCTGAGCGTTGGCGTGAGTATGACCGCCCGGAGATCCCCGAACTCTTCGGCCTCCAGTTCAACGCGGGATCCTGGAATCAGGGATTCGCCGTCAAGGACCGTGACGTCTTCCTCCTCGTGACCCTCGACAAGGACGACCTCCAGGAGGGCCACAAGTACCGCGACCGCTTCCTGTCCCCCACGCTCTTCGAATGGCAGAGCCAGAATCGCACCCGACGGGACTCCGCCCATGGCGAACTGCTGCGCGATCACGCCAAGAAGGGCATTGCCGTCCACATCTTCGTCCGCCGGTCCAAGAAGCGATCCGGCCGACCGTCAGGGCTCACCTACTGCGGCGAGGTCCAGTTCGTTGATTGGGAAGGGGACGAACCTGTCACAATCCGATGGCGCATGGATCAATCGCTACCCGATCGCCTGAAGCAATCGTTCAAGGTCGGCGGGGTGTAG
- a CDS encoding DUF3368 domain-containing protein, with protein sequence MRLWAESLPPWADVQAPSESARFLDLGSGEREAIQLALDSGADFVLMDESVGRRVARQAGVRVKGTLGVLEDAADRNLIELREAIERLRATNIFIAEELIDGAVRRHETRRRTDDGPATSPTKGRDAGPLR encoded by the coding sequence GTGCGGCTGTGGGCGGAGAGCCTGCCCCCGTGGGCGGACGTTCAAGCGCCGTCCGAATCAGCCCGATTTCTTGACTTGGGTTCGGGAGAACGGGAGGCGATCCAGCTCGCGCTGGATTCAGGGGCGGACTTCGTGCTCATGGACGAATCCGTAGGCCGCCGCGTCGCGCGCCAGGCGGGCGTTCGGGTCAAGGGCACCTTGGGCGTTCTGGAGGATGCCGCCGACCGGAACCTCATCGAACTCCGTGAGGCAATCGAGCGGCTTCGCGCCACGAACATCTTCATTGCGGAAGAATTGATCGACGGTGCCGTGCGGCGACACGAGACACGTCGACGCACGGATGACGGACCTGCGACAAGCCCAACGAAGGGCAGAGATGCTGGACCGTTACGGTAA
- a CDS encoding UPF0175 family protein: MEVTLQIPEPVASSLGYAPETMPRRLLEALLVDECSRGRLSRGKVAEILGLSFHESEELFRQGRVPYPIKSGADDDLENASLPRVP, translated from the coding sequence ATGGAAGTCACGCTGCAAATCCCCGAGCCGGTGGCGAGTTCCCTGGGGTACGCCCCGGAGACGATGCCGCGCCGATTGCTCGAAGCGCTCTTGGTGGACGAATGCTCCCGTGGCCGGTTGTCGCGCGGCAAGGTGGCCGAGATCCTGGGGCTGAGCTTTCACGAATCCGAGGAACTGTTCCGCCAAGGCCGGGTCCCCTATCCGATCAAGTCGGGCGCCGATGACGATCTTGAGAACGCCTCGTTGCCGAGGGTCCCATGA
- a CDS encoding type II toxin-antitoxin system VapC family toxin, translating into MAAEVLFDTSGCFALMDECDARHAKAVAWMRTNRGRVRPVTTEWILGETCTLLVTRKRPHLVARFLDYIDRSTAVLVVNPDDGLLRSAKAMIRQQAEQGYFFVDCLSFCLMKERDIQEALTTDEHFRKAGFVPLLV; encoded by the coding sequence ATGGCCGCTGAGGTCCTTTTCGACACCAGCGGCTGTTTCGCGCTGATGGACGAGTGCGACGCGCGTCACGCGAAGGCCGTGGCATGGATGCGGACGAACCGGGGCCGGGTGCGACCGGTCACGACGGAGTGGATTCTGGGCGAGACCTGCACCTTGCTCGTGACCCGAAAACGGCCCCACCTGGTCGCCCGGTTCCTTGATTACATCGATCGCAGCACCGCCGTCCTGGTAGTGAATCCGGACGACGGCCTGTTGCGATCTGCCAAGGCGATGATCCGGCAACAGGCGGAACAGGGGTATTTCTTCGTTGATTGCCTGAGCTTCTGCCTGATGAAGGAGCGGGACATTCAGGAGGCGCTGACGACCGACGAGCATTTCCGAAAGGCGGGCTTTGTGCCGCTGCTGGTCTAA